CATTACCACAGGTGCGAAGGGAGATGCTGCGTATCTATGTCAGGAGAGTACTCGAACGCAGACTAAAGATTACTCCAGAAGAAGCAGATGCTGTTCTAAAGGATATACCGTTTCTTATTCCGGATTAAATATCCAAATGCTGGATTATTATACTCCACGCTAAAATGGGAGAGTGATTCATAGGTAAAATGCTGTCGTTTTACAGGAATTTATGACCTACATGTAAAAAATAGTTTCATTTGATGATTTTTGGTCAACCATATTAATGAATTGTATATGCTCTGGATAACAAACTGAAATATACTGCTCAATTTCCAGAGAAATGGTCATCAACTAACAAAGTAGCATTAACTGCATAGCTGTCATCACTTTCCTCTCCACCAAATGTTTTATTCCATTCCTCATTGCCATAAGCATCTGTCTTTATTAGCCAGATATCGGATTTACCGGCACCATACGAGTAAGTATACCCAGCAAGAATGTATCCTCCATCAGAGGTCTGTTCTACGGATAAGCAAGAATCAGTTTCTCTTCCTCCAAAGGTTTTCATCCATTTTTCTCCATCACCCGAGATATGAAGAAGATTTTTCACATTCATACTTTTTACTGATGACCCTGCAGCGGGCAAAATAAAAAGCATAGCAATCATCAAACAAAATAAACTTTTTTTCCATATCACTTTTCTCATACTTTTTTGCCTCCGCACTACTAAATTGGCCAGTAATTTATAAAATTATTTGTCTATGACTTTGCCAAGTTATGAATGGCAATGCTAATGTTTCTCAAACAATTTTTCCAATTTTTTGATATCGTAAGTGTTTATCACATCCTTTTTTTCTGCCCATCCCCTTCTGGCAACTGCAACCCCAAGATCTATGTAATGGAGATTACTCCGGTTATGTGCGTCAGTTCCTATTGACAATTTCACTCCCCTTTCAACCGCCTTTTTCGAATGTATATCGCTAAGATCCAGTCTGGTTGGCTGAGCATTTATCTCCATTACAACATCATTTTCTTTGGCTGCATCAAGCATTTTTTCCAAATCAAGTTTTATTTCTTCTCTCTTTTGAATCATACGCCCCGTTGGATGGGCTATTATGTTGACAACATCATTTTCTATTGCATTTATCAACCGGGCAGTCATTTCCCCTTCGAGCATTCTAAAGCTGGAATGAATACCTGCTACAACAACATCAACATCTTTCAATATACTTTTATCCATATCGAGATTGCCATCTTTCATAATATTTACTTCCACCCCGTAAAGCACATGGATGCCGTCATTTTTCTCATTTATTTTTTCAACATCCTTCATCTGCTCTCTAATTTTATTTTCATCCATCCCTCCAGCTATCTTCAGCGTTCCCACATGATCAGTTATGGCAATAAATTCATGCCCTATTTTTCTCGCTTCATCCACCATCTCTTCTATTGTATTTGCCCCATCGCTCCATTTTGTATGCATCTGTAAATCGCCTTTTATGTCCTTGTAATCAATAAGATTAGGAAGATTTCCCCTCATTGCAGCTTCCACTTCCCCCCTGTTTTCCCTTAACTCGGGGGGTATGTAATCTATTCCAAGCGCTCTGTATATCTCCTCCTCAGTTGCTCCTGCGATTCTCCTCTGTTTATCAAAAAGCCCGTATTCATTTAATTTATAACCCTTTTTGACTGCAATTTTTCTCACTTCTATATTGTGCTCCTTGCTCCCAGTAAAATACTGCAGGGCCGAACCGAAACTTTCCTTCTCGACAATCCTCAAGTCCACCTGTACACCACTTTCAAGGCGGACGGAAGATTTTGTCTCGCCTTTAGCAATCACCGTTTCCACATTTTTCATACCTGTAAAAAAATCCATTATTTTTACGGGTTGGGAAGAAACTGCCAGTATATCTACATCCCCTATCGTCTCCTTCATCCTTCTTATAGAACCGGCGATACTTATTTTATCAACTTTTTCTTCAAGCAATTCTTTTATTGCTGTTGCTTCGGGAAGAATAAAGCCCAATAAACCCCTTTTCCCTTTTCCTCTTGCAAATTCTATATTTTTAAGTAATTTTTCTTCCGTTTTTTCTCCCATCCCTTTTATATTTCGTATTTTTCCGTCTCTTAGGGCCTTCTCAAGTTCATCCAAATTTTTTATTCCCAACTCCTTGTATAAATTTTTTATTGTTTTCGGCCCCATGCCTTCAACAGAGGACAATCCATCTATGTCAACAGGTATTTCCTCCTTCAATTTCTCATAATATTTTAATGAGCCCGTCTCCAGTAACTCTCTTATTTTCTCAGCTATATTTTTCCCAACGCCAGGTATTTTTTCCAACTCCCCCCTTTTATATATTTTCTCTATGTCCTCCGGCAGAGACTCTATATTCTGTGCCGCCTTCCTATATGCACGTGGCTTGAACTGCACATCCTTTATTTCCAGGAAGTTTGCTATCTTGTATAATATTTCCGCTATCTCCTTATTTTTCATGGCCTACCTACCATTGGATTCTGAAAATTTCATCATAACCACATCTCGGACATGGATATCGTTTATCCCTCATATATCCGCATTTAGGACATCTCTCCATATATATTCAACAAAATCTTTATTATATGATTTTTGGTTTAGGAGGAAGATGGGAAATATTTTCGTAATACAAAAACACTACTCGTCTCACTTTCATTATGACCTGCGGCTTGAAATGCACGGCACTCTGAAAAGCTGGGCCATTCCCAAAGGGCTGCCGGAAAAAATAGGAATAAAAAGGCTTGCAATGGAAACAGAAAACCACGAAATGAGTTATGCAACTTTTGAAGGCGAAATTCCTGAAGGGACATATGGCGCGGGTATGATAAAAATATGGGATTCTGGTGTGTACGAAATGGAAGAATACGAGAAAGACAAAATTGTTTTTCGATTGAAAGGGAAAAAAATTCAGGGAGAATACTGCATGGAAAAGATAAGAGAGAAGAGATGGCTGATTTTTAGGCGATAAAATGGACATTGTTGATATATTGAGAAAGGAATATCCGGACATAAAAAGAACCGCACTCAATCACTCTAACCCCCTTGAATTGCTTGTGGCGACCATACTTTCCGCCCAGACAATGGATAAGAGGGTGAATATAGTTACGGAGAATTTATTTTCAAAATTTAAGAATGCAAATGATTATGCCACTGCCGACATTGATGAACTTCGCGAGGCGATAAAAAGCGTGAATTTTTACAGGAATAAAGCCCGATATATCAAAGAATCCTGCATCCTTGTGGTAAAAAAATACGGAGGAAAAAT
The genomic region above belongs to Candidatus Thermoplasmatota archaeon and contains:
- the polX gene encoding DNA polymerase/3'-5' exonuclease PolX; its protein translation is MKNKEIAEILYKIANFLEIKDVQFKPRAYRKAAQNIESLPEDIEKIYKRGELEKIPGVGKNIAEKIRELLETGSLKYYEKLKEEIPVDIDGLSSVEGMGPKTIKNLYKELGIKNLDELEKALRDGKIRNIKGMGEKTEEKLLKNIEFARGKGKRGLLGFILPEATAIKELLEEKVDKISIAGSIRRMKETIGDVDILAVSSQPVKIMDFFTGMKNVETVIAKGETKSSVRLESGVQVDLRIVEKESFGSALQYFTGSKEHNIEVRKIAVKKGYKLNEYGLFDKQRRIAGATEEEIYRALGIDYIPPELRENRGEVEAAMRGNLPNLIDYKDIKGDLQMHTKWSDGANTIEEMVDEARKIGHEFIAITDHVGTLKIAGGMDENKIREQMKDVEKINEKNDGIHVLYGVEVNIMKDGNLDMDKSILKDVDVVVAGIHSSFRMLEGEMTARLINAIENDVVNIIAHPTGRMIQKREEIKLDLEKMLDAAKENDVVMEINAQPTRLDLSDIHSKKAVERGVKLSIGTDAHNRSNLHYIDLGVAVARRGWAEKKDVINTYDIKKLEKLFEKH
- a CDS encoding DNA polymerase ligase N-terminal domain-containing protein, whose product is MGNIFVIQKHYSSHFHYDLRLEMHGTLKSWAIPKGLPEKIGIKRLAMETENHEMSYATFEGEIPEGTYGAGMIKIWDSGVYEMEEYEKDKIVFRLKGKKIQGEYCMEKIREKRWLIFRR